One Mya arenaria isolate MELC-2E11 chromosome 7, ASM2691426v1 genomic window carries:
- the LOC128241124 gene encoding uncharacterized protein LOC128241124: MDKRLVRLDVIEKQLSDVSSKLSGMDRRVVSLKTASHDVNTRLIELEATRAFESSVNDDIAKKQSAIDNTLKAERDKIARLEKNLAKVNSVQEDIIDLKSRSMRNNLLFFGFPEKSSPDDRKNEDCSKKNLTCFRDVLKIENPQDSIKFERVHRIGRYEPSKKRPIVAMFNHFPDKLLIKQKSGNMPSNRRLITMDPRTQTESGVLSSFRQSSRSAGSSLFPL; this comes from the coding sequence ATGGATAAACGTCTTGTGAGACTTGATGTCATTGAGAAGCAGCTGTCGGATGTTTCATCCAAACTTTCTGGAATGGACCGCCGTGTCGTGTCTCTTAAAACAGCTTCCCACGATGTCAATACACGATTAATCGAGCTGGAAGCGACACGTGCATTTGAATCAAGTGTTAATGACGATATAGCCAAAAAGCAATCTGCCATTGATAACACCCTAAAGGCCGAACGAGATAAAATTGCTAGACTTGAAAAGAACCTGGCAAAAGTTAACTCGGTGCAGGAGGACATTATTGACTTGAAGTCCCGTTCAATGCGgaacaatttgttatttttcggTTTTCCTGAGAAAAGTTCACCTGATGATCGGAAAAACGAGGATTGTTCCAAAAAAAATTTAACCTGTTTCCGTGATgttcttaaaattgaaaatccCCAGGACTCAATCAAATTCGAGCGGGTACATCGCATTGGAAGATATGAGCCTTCAAAGAAACGCCCGATCGTAgcaatgtttaatcattttccAGACAAGTTGCTAATCAAGCAGAAATCCGGGAACATGCCGAGCAACCGACGACTGATAACCATGGATCCCAGGACACAAACAGAATCCGGTGTATTGAGCAGTTTCCGCCAGTCATCCAGGAGCGCCGGAAGCAGCTTATTCCCGCTATGA